The following proteins are encoded in a genomic region of Nocardioides sp. cx-173:
- a CDS encoding MGH1-like glycoside hydrolase domain-containing protein produces the protein MATAEDERLRAANIDGVPWRQWGPYLSDRQWGTVREDTSPGGDAWNSFPHDHARSRAYGWGEDGLLGISDDAQRLCFAIAVWNEADPIVKERLFGLTNGEGNHGEDVKEYYFHQDSTPTHSYMRGLYKYPQAAYPYEDLLRTNAARGKGEAEYELVDTGVFDDQRYFDVEMVYAKAGPDDLLIRVTATNRGPDTAALHLLPTLWLRNTWWHERDRDDPRPRLSADAEAKRITVDCPGLEPYTLAWEDEADVLVTENETNWARISGGSNPTPYVKDGINDAVVEGRADAVNPELSGTKAAVRRRVELAPGESVTMRLRLAASMPRSPFDAKSDKVVAQRRAEADDFYANITPPSVSADSALVMRQALAGMLWSKQFYCYDLDRWLSERDVHPLRSDTSLDHRNARWFHMVAGDIISMPDCWEYPWFAAWDLAFHTMTLAMVDTAFARDQIRLLLGERYLHPSGQIPAYEWNFSDVNPPVHALATLFSHVEDADISGEQDHAFLSDVFGKLVLNFTWWVNRKDAVGANAFEGGFLGLDNIAVFDRSAAQLPTGGRLEQADGTAWMALYCQTMLELSLELAATDPQYDGMALKFVEHFLYIAAAMERGDGMWDDEDGFFYDQLRLPDGSSERLRVRSMVGLIPLCAVTVVPAAAFAGLSDRLAEFMDRHPDLLGQLADPMVPGVQDRRLLTLLNEERLRSVLGYLLDEEEFLSPYGIRALSRHHRDHPFSMEVDGQAFGVGYLPGESDSGMFGGNSNWRGPVWMPVNFMIVRALLQYYLYYGDEFTVEMPTGSGQQHTLFEVAQEISERLVSIFVTDDEGRRAVFGGVELFQTDEHWRDNVLFYEYFHGDNGAGIGASHQTGWTGLVAKLIQLFGTLDPAAVLADERPHPSTTLFRRDA, from the coding sequence ATGGCCACCGCCGAGGACGAGCGCCTGCGCGCCGCCAACATCGACGGGGTCCCCTGGCGCCAGTGGGGCCCCTACCTCTCCGACCGGCAGTGGGGCACGGTCCGCGAGGACACCTCCCCCGGCGGCGACGCCTGGAACTCCTTCCCCCACGACCACGCGCGGTCCCGGGCCTACGGCTGGGGCGAGGACGGCCTGCTCGGCATCAGCGACGACGCCCAGCGCCTGTGCTTCGCGATCGCCGTGTGGAACGAGGCCGACCCGATCGTCAAGGAGCGGCTCTTCGGCCTCACCAACGGCGAGGGCAACCACGGCGAGGACGTCAAGGAGTACTACTTCCACCAGGACTCGACCCCGACCCACTCCTACATGCGGGGGCTCTACAAGTACCCCCAGGCCGCCTACCCCTACGAGGACCTGCTGCGCACGAACGCCGCGCGCGGCAAGGGCGAGGCCGAGTACGAGCTCGTCGACACCGGCGTCTTCGACGACCAGCGCTACTTCGACGTCGAGATGGTCTACGCCAAGGCCGGTCCCGACGACCTGCTGATCCGCGTCACCGCCACCAACCGCGGCCCCGACACCGCGGCCCTCCACCTGCTGCCGACCCTGTGGCTGCGCAACACCTGGTGGCACGAGCGCGACCGCGACGACCCGCGCCCTCGGCTGAGCGCCGACGCGGAGGCCAAGCGGATCACCGTCGACTGCCCGGGGCTGGAGCCCTACACGCTCGCGTGGGAGGACGAGGCCGACGTCCTGGTCACCGAGAACGAGACCAACTGGGCGCGCATCAGCGGCGGCAGCAACCCCACGCCGTACGTCAAGGACGGCATCAACGACGCGGTCGTCGAGGGCCGCGCCGACGCGGTCAACCCCGAGCTGAGCGGCACCAAGGCCGCCGTACGCCGGCGCGTCGAGCTCGCTCCCGGCGAGTCGGTCACGATGCGGCTGCGGCTCGCGGCCTCGATGCCGCGCTCCCCCTTCGACGCCAAGTCCGACAAGGTCGTGGCCCAGCGTCGTGCCGAGGCCGACGACTTCTACGCCAACATCACCCCGCCCTCGGTCTCGGCCGACTCGGCGCTGGTGATGCGCCAGGCGCTGGCCGGGATGCTGTGGTCCAAGCAGTTCTACTGCTACGACCTCGACCGGTGGCTGAGCGAGCGCGACGTGCACCCGCTACGCAGCGATACCAGCCTCGACCACCGCAACGCCCGCTGGTTCCACATGGTGGCCGGCGACATCATCTCGATGCCGGACTGCTGGGAGTATCCCTGGTTCGCCGCCTGGGACCTCGCGTTCCACACGATGACGCTCGCCATGGTCGACACCGCGTTCGCCCGCGACCAGATCCGCCTGCTCCTGGGTGAGCGCTACCTGCACCCGTCCGGGCAGATCCCGGCGTACGAGTGGAACTTCTCCGACGTCAACCCGCCGGTGCACGCGCTGGCGACGCTGTTCAGCCACGTCGAGGACGCCGACATCAGCGGCGAGCAGGACCACGCCTTCCTCAGCGACGTCTTCGGCAAGCTCGTCCTCAACTTCACGTGGTGGGTCAACCGCAAGGACGCCGTCGGCGCCAACGCGTTCGAGGGCGGGTTCCTCGGGCTCGACAACATCGCGGTCTTCGACCGCAGCGCCGCCCAGCTGCCCACCGGCGGCCGCCTCGAGCAGGCCGACGGCACGGCCTGGATGGCGCTCTACTGCCAGACCATGCTGGAGCTCTCGCTCGAGCTCGCCGCCACCGACCCTCAGTACGACGGCATGGCGCTCAAGTTCGTCGAGCACTTCCTCTACATCGCCGCCGCCATGGAGCGCGGCGACGGCATGTGGGACGACGAGGACGGCTTCTTCTACGACCAGCTGCGCCTGCCCGACGGCTCCTCCGAGCGGCTGCGGGTGCGCTCGATGGTGGGGCTGATCCCGCTGTGCGCGGTCACCGTCGTGCCGGCCGCGGCCTTCGCCGGGCTGAGCGACCGCCTCGCCGAGTTCATGGACCGCCACCCCGACCTGCTCGGCCAGCTGGCCGACCCGATGGTCCCCGGCGTCCAGGACCGGCGACTGCTCACCCTGCTCAACGAGGAGCGGCTGCGCAGCGTCCTGGGCTACCTGCTCGACGAGGAGGAGTTCCTCAGCCCCTACGGCATCCGGGCCCTGTCGCGCCACCATCGCGACCACCCGTTCTCCATGGAGGTCGACGGCCAGGCGTTCGGGGTGGGCTACCTGCCGGGCGAGTCCGACAGCGGCATGTTCGGCGGCAACTCCAACTGGCGCGGTCCGGTGTGGATGCCGGTGAACTTCATGATCGTCCGCGCGCTGCTGCAGTACTACCTCTACTACGGCGACGAGTTCACCGTGGAGATGCCGACGGGCTCAGGGCAGCAGCACACGCTCTTCGAGGTGGCGCAGGAGATCTCCGAGCGCCTGGTGAGCATCTTCGTGACCGACGACGAGGGCCGGCGCGCGGTGTTCGGCGGGGTCGAGCTGTTCCAGACCGACGAGCACTGGCGCGACAACGTGCTGTTCTACGAGTACTTCCACGGCGACAACGGAGCCGGCATCGGCGCCTCGCACCAGACCGGCTGGACCGGCCTGGTCGCGAAGCTGATCCAGCTCTTCGGCACCCTCGACCCGGCCGCGGTGCTGGCCGACGAGCGTCCGCACCCCTCGACCACGCTGTTCCGCCGAGACGCCTAG